In one window of Nesterenkonia sandarakina DNA:
- a CDS encoding C40 family peptidase: MTFVSRRDRRRQAKPSLAQAVASNAGTVGRGAAVAVAASGLVISSGVAANAGTDIETPEVTTLDVTASGLSVERASTTSSVAVTAAQDVQLSFDRPVVTSTPAPEPEPAPEPAPVVEEVQTAPAAPQAEPEAPVQQAAEAPQQEAVQASAPAQPQQQSTSQQQSTGQQQSTGQQQSTGQQQNTGQQTQQAETSQQSQGNTQVASTSSSQDQAPASSGGGNGSVVGAAYAGLGNPYSFGGTTPAGWDCSGFINWAYGQAGIDVPRSTYAMMGSLRQVSSPSPGDIVIQNGGSHAAIYVGNGQLIGANNPRVGTVQYPLNSPYWSNTMYLSVN, translated from the coding sequence ATGACTTTCGTCTCGCGCCGTGACCGGCGCCGCCAGGCCAAGCCGTCATTGGCACAGGCCGTGGCATCCAACGCCGGCACCGTCGGACGAGGCGCGGCAGTCGCCGTCGCCGCCTCCGGCCTCGTGATCTCCTCGGGAGTTGCCGCGAACGCCGGCACCGACATCGAGACCCCCGAGGTCACCACCCTGGACGTGACCGCGTCCGGTCTCAGCGTGGAGCGCGCCAGCACCACCTCCTCGGTGGCAGTGACCGCCGCGCAGGACGTGCAGCTCTCCTTCGACCGTCCCGTGGTGACCTCTACCCCGGCTCCCGAGCCGGAGCCCGCACCGGAGCCCGCTCCCGTGGTGGAAGAGGTCCAGACCGCTCCCGCCGCACCGCAGGCAGAGCCGGAAGCTCCCGTGCAGCAGGCCGCAGAGGCGCCCCAGCAGGAGGCCGTGCAGGCCAGCGCCCCCGCGCAGCCCCAGCAGCAGAGCACCAGCCAGCAGCAGAGCACCGGCCAGCAGCAGAGCACCGGTCAGCAGCAGAGCACCGGTCAGCAGCAGAACACCGGCCAGCAGACTCAGCAGGCCGAGACCAGCCAGCAGTCCCAGGGCAACACCCAGGTCGCCTCCACCTCCTCTTCGCAGGATCAGGCTCCGGCCTCCTCCGGCGGCGGCAACGGCTCGGTGGTGGGCGCAGCCTACGCCGGCCTCGGCAACCCCTACTCCTTCGGCGGCACCACTCCCGCCGGCTGGGACTGCTCCGGGTTCATCAACTGGGCCTACGGCCAGGCCGGCATCGACGTGCCCCGCAGCACTTACGCCATGATGGGCTCGCTGCGCCAGGTCTCCTCGCCCTCCCCGGGCGACATCGTCATCCAGAACGGTGGCAGCCACGCCGCGATCTACGTGGGCAACGGCCAGCTGATCGGCGCGAACAACCCCCGCGTCGGCACCGTGCAGTACCCGCTGAACTCTCCGTACTGGTCCAACACCATGTACCTCAGCGTCAACTGA
- a CDS encoding iron dependent repressor, metal binding and dimerization domain protein has protein sequence MTDLIDTTEMYLRTILDLEEEGIVPLRARIAERLEHSGPTVSQTVARMERDGLLVLTSDRRLEFTDSGRELAVQVMRKHRLAERLLSDVIGLEWQYIHEEACRWEHVMSERVERRLVEILQSPVESPYGNPIPGLDQLGVVFDEEPPVPTKITLRQAAEADPAGSSSQLWILKRLAESIQMEPEVLEQLLEAGLRPGGAVRLRGVNQAYVMLQVVLGSEEDVEVELPLEVAQHLFVEHAAAS, from the coding sequence GTGACCGATCTGATCGACACCACTGAGATGTACCTGCGCACCATCCTCGACCTCGAGGAAGAGGGCATCGTGCCGCTGCGTGCCCGCATCGCTGAACGTCTCGAGCATTCCGGTCCGACGGTGTCCCAGACCGTGGCTCGTATGGAGCGCGACGGCCTGCTGGTGCTCACCTCGGACCGTCGGCTGGAGTTCACCGATTCCGGGCGCGAGCTGGCCGTGCAGGTGATGCGCAAGCATCGTCTCGCGGAGCGGCTGCTCTCAGATGTGATCGGGCTGGAGTGGCAGTACATCCATGAGGAGGCCTGCCGCTGGGAGCATGTGATGAGCGAGCGGGTGGAGCGCCGACTGGTGGAGATCCTGCAGTCTCCGGTGGAATCCCCCTACGGCAACCCGATCCCGGGTCTGGACCAGCTCGGAGTGGTCTTCGACGAGGAGCCTCCGGTGCCGACCAAGATCACGCTGCGCCAGGCCGCCGAAGCGGACCCGGCGGGCAGCAGCTCCCAGCTCTGGATCCTCAAGCGGCTCGCGGAGTCCATCCAGATGGAGCCTGAAGTCCTGGAGCAGCTGCTCGAGGCCGGCCTGCGCCCCGGCGGCGCCGTGCGGCTGCGTGGCGTGAACCAGGCCTACGTGATGCTCCAAGTCGTCCTCGGATCCGAGGAGGACGTGGAGGTGGAGCTGCCGCTGGAGGTCGCTCAGCACCTCTTCGTGGAGCACGCCGCCGCCTCCTGA
- the serC gene encoding phosphoserine transaminase encodes MSQRVTIPRELLPQDGRFGAGPSKVRSAQVEALSAAGRELLGTSHRQAPVKNLVGELREGLHSFFGAPEGYELILGVGGSTAFWDIASFCLVERKAQHLSFGEFGSKFAKATDKAPFLEASSILTSEAGTLPAPSAEAGVDAYAWPHNETSTGVAAPVRRVAGADDGALLLVDGTSAAGGLAVDVTETDAYYFGPQKNFASDGGLWLAMMSPAALQRAEKLAAQRWVPDFLQLTTAIENSRKNQTYNTPALATLITLNEQVRWLNGNGGMDFAAARTADSAGRVYAWAEAHDLAQPFVTDPAERSNVITTVDFAEEVDAAELAQTLRANGIVDVEPYRKLGRNQLRIATFTAIEPEDITALLNCIDHVLGH; translated from the coding sequence ATGTCCCAGCGCGTCACCATCCCCCGCGAGCTGCTGCCCCAGGACGGTCGCTTCGGCGCCGGGCCCTCCAAGGTGCGCTCGGCACAGGTCGAGGCGCTCTCCGCCGCAGGCCGTGAGCTGCTGGGCACCTCGCACCGTCAGGCCCCGGTGAAGAACCTGGTCGGCGAGCTGCGCGAGGGCCTGCACAGCTTCTTCGGCGCCCCGGAGGGCTACGAGCTGATCCTCGGCGTGGGAGGATCCACCGCCTTCTGGGACATCGCGTCCTTCTGCCTGGTCGAGCGCAAGGCCCAGCACCTCTCCTTCGGCGAGTTCGGCTCCAAGTTCGCCAAGGCCACCGACAAGGCTCCCTTCCTCGAGGCCTCCAGCATCCTGACCTCCGAGGCCGGCACCCTGCCCGCGCCCTCGGCCGAGGCGGGTGTGGACGCCTACGCCTGGCCGCATAACGAGACCTCCACCGGAGTGGCGGCGCCGGTCAGGCGAGTCGCCGGAGCTGACGACGGCGCGCTGCTGCTCGTCGACGGGACCTCTGCCGCCGGAGGCCTGGCGGTGGACGTCACCGAGACCGATGCCTATTACTTCGGTCCGCAGAAGAACTTCGCCTCGGACGGCGGACTGTGGCTGGCCATGATGTCGCCGGCGGCCCTTCAGCGGGCGGAGAAGCTCGCCGCGCAGCGCTGGGTGCCGGACTTCCTGCAGCTGACCACGGCCATCGAGAACTCACGCAAGAACCAGACCTATAACACTCCGGCGCTGGCCACCCTGATCACACTGAACGAACAGGTCCGCTGGCTCAACGGCAACGGCGGCATGGACTTCGCCGCGGCGCGCACCGCAGACTCTGCGGGTCGGGTCTACGCCTGGGCCGAAGCCCATGACCTGGCCCAGCCCTTCGTGACCGATCCGGCGGAGCGCTCGAACGTGATCACCACGGTGGACTTCGCCGAGGAGGTCGATGCCGCAGAGCTGGCTCAGACGCTGCGCGCCAACGGGATCGTCGACGTCGAGCCTTACCGCAAGCTCGGGCGCAATCAGCTGCGCATCGCGACCTTCACGGCCATCGAGCCCGAGGACATCACCGCCCTGCTGAACTGCATCGACCACGTGCTGGGGCACTGA
- a CDS encoding DUF3027 domain-containing protein, with protein MSEQSSPEQSGSGSTDAPATPAPAEPVARKRRPGKPKVDPVLSAAVELAHEALHEIAAPEQVGDHLGVSAEEDRLLTHRFAADKPGYRGWEWFVTVARAPRAKKVTVCEIGLLPGDQALIAPPWVPWLERMNDEEKQAHQAEQADSERS; from the coding sequence ATGAGTGAACAGTCCAGCCCTGAGCAGTCCGGCTCGGGGTCGACCGATGCGCCCGCCACGCCTGCACCCGCAGAGCCGGTGGCGCGCAAGCGGCGCCCCGGGAAGCCGAAGGTGGACCCGGTGCTCTCGGCGGCCGTGGAGCTTGCCCATGAGGCGCTCCACGAGATCGCCGCCCCCGAACAGGTGGGGGACCACCTCGGGGTCAGCGCAGAGGAGGATCGGCTGCTCACGCACCGCTTCGCCGCGGACAAGCCCGGATACCGGGGCTGGGAATGGTTCGTCACCGTGGCCCGAGCGCCTCGCGCCAAGAAGGTCACGGTCTGCGAGATCGGTCTGCTGCCTGGGGATCAGGCGCTGATCGCGCCCCCATGGGTCCCGTGGCTGGAGCGGATGAACGACGAGGAGAAGCAGGCCCACCAGGCTGAGCAGGCCGACTCCGAACGGAGCTGA
- a CDS encoding cold-shock protein: MPTGKVKWFDAEKGFGFLTSDDGQEVFLHSSALPAGVPSVKAGARMEYGIADGRRGKQALSVRLLEEAPSVARATRKPADEMAELVQDLVNVLDNSTGALRNGHYPQTAQSKKIAAMLRRVADEFDA, encoded by the coding sequence GTGCCAACCGGGAAAGTGAAGTGGTTCGACGCCGAGAAGGGCTTCGGATTCCTGACTTCAGATGACGGCCAGGAAGTGTTCCTGCACTCTTCGGCCCTGCCGGCGGGAGTGCCCAGCGTCAAAGCAGGCGCTCGCATGGAATACGGGATCGCCGACGGCAGACGGGGCAAGCAGGCGCTTTCCGTGCGCCTGCTCGAGGAGGCCCCCTCCGTGGCCCGTGCTACGCGCAAGCCCGCCGATGAGATGGCGGAGCTGGTCCAGGACCTGGTGAACGTCTTGGACAACTCCACCGGAGCGCTGCGCAACGGGCACTACCCGCAGACCGCGCAGTCGAAGAAGATCGCCGCCATGCTGCGTCGCGTGGCCGATGAGTTTGATGCCTGA
- a CDS encoding helicase-associated domain-containing protein produces MSLLSLEALLERLETWDQDRLAALLRLRPDLLQPSPGDLTTLSVRAGSESSIRQHLQRLDAPTLRAATELSRAATQSASEAEVAPAERAALDAAGLFFDEPAAPEGAGESAGHSVPHASESAEVATPARVPHIIDSLLAHLPQLTDNLVAQSPAAPSPAGSSTGVSAAVLENASLAAISELLDDVAELLSLLADSPAATLRTGGVGMRELRRIAATSARWGAPSSGQRGRPSSSLGAGAGSDAGVGEIGWLLELLAASGLIELTDAQAWSPTRLAEQFSAAARHHQHQLLVSGWLLAPRAPMLLREPHPTSRIAPTLGLDRQRGDAERLRRTLLSTAGTLSAEAADPGAVLYALNLPEDDLPGPDALSGTLPQRLQWERPLMSARVAHLMPWLVREAERLGLFAVGALSLAGAALLKGAAADGSAEGAAREAPAPLPPMTGSDWRAGLNRLAEQLASAMPAQVDTILLQSDLTAIATGALSPASAAALADFGEREGHGSVPTFRFSPDSLHRGLGRGWTEAEILDWLQTHSLTDVPAPLRTQIQDAARTWRGVLIGEAGAWLRVSDPAQREALLEDPVLRELGLRVISEDTMICRASPAALHKALQEAGFNTARETPTDPGPTRGGSPAAPAQHTASWSLEASPWEQSPVHSSSAEPGQVDESLVHSTAAALLKAGRAAPSSSASAAAQDVIGVLRSALAARREVRLTRVSPQGSTHRLTGVPTGMNAGRVRIRVREDDGEATVMLHRIAAVEETSAATAAEHRSTSEESNG; encoded by the coding sequence GTGTCGCTGCTCAGCCTGGAAGCTCTGCTGGAGCGCCTCGAGACCTGGGACCAGGATCGACTGGCCGCACTGCTGCGACTGCGCCCGGACCTGCTGCAGCCCAGCCCCGGGGATCTCACCACCCTGTCTGTCCGGGCCGGCTCCGAGTCCAGCATCCGCCAGCACCTGCAGCGCCTGGACGCACCGACGCTGCGCGCGGCCACCGAACTCTCGCGCGCGGCGACGCAGTCAGCGTCTGAGGCCGAGGTGGCCCCGGCCGAGCGCGCCGCACTGGACGCCGCAGGACTGTTCTTCGACGAGCCCGCAGCGCCCGAGGGCGCAGGCGAATCCGCCGGGCACTCCGTCCCTCATGCCTCTGAGTCGGCAGAGGTGGCGACCCCGGCGCGGGTGCCACACATCATCGACTCCCTGCTGGCGCACCTGCCGCAGCTCACCGACAACCTCGTCGCGCAGAGCCCCGCCGCACCGTCCCCGGCCGGAAGCTCGACCGGGGTCTCCGCCGCCGTGCTTGAGAACGCCTCCCTGGCAGCGATCTCGGAGCTGCTCGACGACGTGGCGGAGCTGCTCTCACTGCTCGCCGACTCCCCCGCCGCGACCCTGCGCACCGGCGGGGTGGGCATGCGTGAGCTGCGGAGGATCGCCGCGACGTCTGCCCGCTGGGGGGCTCCCAGCTCTGGGCAGCGCGGACGCCCCAGCTCCAGCCTCGGAGCCGGTGCGGGAAGCGATGCCGGCGTCGGTGAGATCGGATGGCTCTTGGAGCTCCTGGCCGCATCCGGACTCATCGAGCTCACCGACGCTCAGGCCTGGTCCCCGACCCGGCTGGCTGAGCAGTTCAGCGCCGCGGCGCGGCACCATCAGCACCAGCTGCTGGTCTCCGGGTGGCTGCTGGCGCCGCGCGCGCCGATGCTGCTGCGCGAACCGCACCCCACGAGCCGGATCGCCCCGACCCTGGGGTTGGACCGGCAGCGCGGAGATGCCGAACGGCTGCGCCGGACGCTGCTGAGCACCGCCGGGACGCTCAGCGCAGAGGCCGCCGATCCGGGGGCGGTCCTCTACGCGCTGAACCTGCCCGAGGATGATCTCCCCGGACCCGATGCGCTCAGCGGCACGCTGCCGCAACGACTCCAGTGGGAGCGCCCGCTGATGAGCGCGCGCGTGGCCCACCTGATGCCGTGGCTGGTGCGCGAGGCCGAACGCCTGGGCCTCTTCGCCGTCGGCGCCCTCAGCCTCGCAGGAGCCGCGCTGCTCAAGGGCGCAGCAGCGGATGGCTCTGCAGAGGGTGCGGCGCGGGAGGCACCCGCGCCACTACCACCGATGACCGGATCGGACTGGCGAGCGGGGCTGAACAGGCTCGCCGAGCAGCTGGCCTCTGCCATGCCGGCCCAGGTGGACACGATCCTGCTGCAATCGGATCTCACAGCGATCGCCACCGGTGCGCTCTCCCCCGCCAGTGCCGCGGCGCTGGCGGACTTCGGTGAACGTGAGGGACACGGCTCGGTGCCGACCTTCCGATTCAGCCCCGATTCGCTGCACCGCGGGCTCGGCAGAGGATGGACCGAAGCGGAGATCCTTGACTGGCTTCAGACGCACAGCCTCACCGATGTGCCCGCCCCGCTGCGGACCCAGATCCAGGACGCCGCCCGCACCTGGCGCGGGGTCCTGATCGGTGAGGCCGGCGCCTGGCTGCGCGTCTCGGATCCCGCGCAGCGCGAAGCCCTGCTCGAGGACCCGGTGCTGCGCGAACTCGGACTGCGCGTGATCAGCGAGGACACCATGATCTGCCGCGCCTCCCCGGCCGCACTTCACAAGGCCCTGCAGGAGGCGGGATTCAACACCGCACGCGAGACCCCGACCGACCCCGGCCCGACCCGAGGCGGATCCCCCGCGGCCCCCGCGCAGCACACCGCCTCCTGGTCGCTGGAGGCCTCCCCCTGGGAGCAGTCCCCGGTGCACAGCAGCAGTGCAGAACCCGGCCAGGTGGACGAGTCGCTGGTGCACTCCACCGCCGCCGCGCTGCTCAAGGCCGGACGCGCCGCGCCCTCCTCCTCCGCCTCAGCCGCCGCCCAGGACGTCATCGGGGTCCTGCGCTCGGCGCTGGCCGCGCGGCGCGAGGTGCGGCTGACCAGGGTCTCTCCGCAGGGCAGCACGCACCGACTCACCGGGGTTCCCACCGGGATGAACGCTGGCAGGGTCCGGATCAGGGTGCGCGAGGACGACGGTGAGGCTACGGTGATGCTGCACCGGATCGCCGCCGTCGAGGAGACCTCTGCGGCGACTGCGGCGGAGCACAGGAGCACTAGCGAGGAGAGCAATGGCTGA
- a CDS encoding DNA repair helicase XPB: protein MADGPLIVQSDKTVLLEVDHPQADSARRAVGAFADLERAPEHIHTYRITPLGLWNARAAGFDAEYVVDTLLNHSRFPVPHSLLVDIAETMSRYGRLRLEKDPVHGLVLRSQEPEILSEVLHSKTLTSLLGPEIDETTVAVHGQARGELKQQLLRLGWPAEDLAGFVDGTAHPIALRQDGWALRGYQQEAVDNFWQAGSGVVVLPCGAGKTLVGAAAMATSGTITLILVNSTVSARQWKDELLRRTSLTEEEIGEYSGARKQVRPVTIATYQVLASRRHELFTHLELLNGHDWGLIIYDEVHLLPAPIFRMTADLQARRRLGLTATLVREDGREREVFSLIGPKRYDTPWKQMEAQGWIAPATCIEVRTDMPRSLRMEYASAADKERHRLAAGAEVKDAVVARLVARHRHRGEQVLVIGQFVDQLQRLGEQLGAPVLTGSASVAARQKQFDAFRAGELEVLVVSKIANFSIDLPQASVAIQVSGTFGSRQEEAQRLGRLLRPGESADGEDPKRAHFYSVVTRDTVDMEYAAKRQRFLSEQGYGYSILDAEDIV from the coding sequence ATGGCTGATGGACCGCTGATCGTGCAGTCGGACAAGACCGTGCTGCTGGAGGTCGATCACCCGCAGGCCGACTCTGCTCGCCGGGCGGTGGGCGCCTTCGCCGACCTGGAGCGCGCGCCGGAGCATATCCACACCTACCGGATCACCCCGCTGGGGCTCTGGAACGCCCGCGCCGCCGGCTTCGACGCCGAGTACGTGGTGGACACCCTGCTGAACCATTCCCGGTTCCCGGTGCCGCACTCGCTGCTGGTGGACATCGCCGAGACCATGAGTCGCTACGGGCGGCTGCGCCTGGAGAAGGACCCGGTGCATGGGTTGGTGCTGCGCAGCCAGGAGCCGGAGATCCTCAGCGAGGTGCTCCACTCCAAGACGCTGACCTCCCTGCTCGGTCCCGAGATCGATGAGACCACCGTGGCGGTGCACGGCCAGGCCCGCGGCGAGCTGAAGCAGCAGCTGCTGCGGCTGGGCTGGCCGGCAGAGGATCTCGCCGGTTTCGTCGACGGCACCGCTCATCCGATCGCGCTGCGTCAGGACGGCTGGGCGCTGCGCGGGTACCAGCAAGAGGCGGTGGACAACTTCTGGCAGGCGGGCTCCGGCGTCGTCGTGCTGCCCTGTGGCGCGGGCAAGACGCTGGTGGGCGCGGCCGCGATGGCCACCTCGGGGACCATCACCCTGATCTTGGTGAACTCCACGGTCTCGGCGCGGCAGTGGAAGGACGAGCTGCTCAGGCGCACCTCGCTGACCGAGGAGGAGATCGGCGAGTACTCCGGGGCCAGGAAGCAGGTCCGCCCGGTGACCATCGCCACCTACCAGGTGCTGGCCTCCCGGCGTCATGAGCTGTTCACCCACCTGGAGCTGCTCAACGGCCACGACTGGGGACTGATCATCTACGACGAGGTCCACCTGCTGCCCGCCCCGATCTTCCGGATGACCGCAGACCTGCAGGCCCGCCGCAGGCTCGGACTGACCGCGACCCTGGTCCGCGAGGACGGTCGGGAGCGTGAGGTGTTCTCCCTGATCGGACCGAAACGCTATGACACGCCCTGGAAGCAGATGGAGGCTCAGGGCTGGATCGCCCCGGCGACCTGCATCGAGGTGCGCACCGACATGCCGCGCAGCCTGCGGATGGAGTACGCCTCTGCCGCGGACAAGGAGCGCCACCGGCTCGCCGCCGGGGCCGAGGTCAAGGACGCCGTCGTCGCCCGGTTGGTGGCCCGGCACCGGCACCGCGGTGAGCAGGTCCTGGTGATCGGCCAGTTCGTGGACCAGCTGCAACGCCTGGGAGAACAGCTCGGTGCCCCGGTGCTCACCGGCTCCGCCTCCGTCGCCGCACGCCAGAAGCAGTTCGACGCCTTCCGCGCCGGCGAGCTCGAGGTGCTCGTGGTCTCAAAGATCGCGAACTTCTCCATCGACCTGCCCCAGGCCTCGGTGGCGATCCAGGTCTCGGGAACCTTCGGGTCCCGGCAGGAGGAGGCACAGCGCCTGGGTCGGCTGCTGCGCCCCGGTGAGTCCGCCGACGGCGAGGACCCCAAGCGCGCGCACTTCTACTCCGTGGTCACCCGCGACACCGTGGACATGGAGTACGCGGCCAAGCGCCAACGGTTCCTCTCCGAGCAGGGTTACGGGTACTCCATCCTGGACGCCGAAGACATCGTCTGA
- a CDS encoding response regulator transcription factor, whose translation MSEKTPEAKLLVVDDEPNIRELLATSLRFAGFEVAAAGNGREALEIAEEFQPDLAVLDVMLPDMDGFTVTRRLRAAGKHFPVLFLTARDDTDDKITGLTVGGDDYVTKPFSLDEVVARIRAVLRRTAPFEDEDAVIMVDNLELDDDAHEVRRGGEMVELSPTEFKLLRYLMMNPNRVLSKQQILDHVWEYNFNGDASIVESYISYLRRKIDSGSEGAPMIQTKRGVGYVLQTWERRQRSQGL comes from the coding sequence GTGAGTGAGAAAACCCCTGAAGCCAAGCTGCTCGTCGTCGACGACGAGCCCAACATCCGCGAGCTGTTGGCCACCTCGCTGCGGTTCGCGGGATTCGAGGTCGCCGCGGCCGGCAACGGTCGAGAGGCGCTGGAGATCGCCGAGGAGTTCCAGCCCGACCTCGCCGTCCTGGACGTGATGCTCCCAGACATGGACGGCTTCACCGTCACCCGCCGGCTGCGCGCCGCGGGGAAACACTTCCCGGTGCTCTTCCTCACCGCTCGCGACGACACCGATGACAAGATCACGGGTCTCACCGTGGGCGGGGACGACTACGTCACCAAGCCCTTCTCCCTGGATGAGGTGGTCGCCCGGATCCGGGCCGTGCTGCGCCGGACCGCTCCGTTCGAGGACGAGGACGCCGTGATCATGGTCGACAACCTCGAGCTCGACGACGACGCCCACGAGGTCCGTCGCGGAGGTGAGATGGTGGAGCTCTCCCCCACCGAGTTCAAGCTGTTGCGCTACCTGATGATGAACCCCAACCGGGTGCTCTCCAAGCAGCAGATCCTGGATCATGTCTGGGAGTACAACTTCAACGGCGACGCCTCCATCGTGGAGTCCTACATCTCCTATCTCCGCCGGAAGATCGACTCCGGCTCCGAGGGAGCTCCGATGATCCAGACCAAGCGCGGGGTCGGCTATGTGCTCCAGACCTGGGAGCGCCGGCAGCGCTCGCAGGGGCTGTAA
- a CDS encoding sensor histidine kinase, with the protein MRPLSSATQTWRKASLRTQLVLIMSGLLVLTLFVTTFVSASLFRQELLRNLDEDIYANANNVSVFLTRRSAPEFGDTQSILRFYGILMDSEGQPLQATAGPGGDIPEIPSMTFDEVFELWQDGEHLDVAGTQEGSRGWRVHVMPLENGEDTLAVALPLEQVETSVERATFLVATIGLMATLGASTIAYALVTRAFRSLFHVEKTAAEIAGGDFSKRVETTAPADTEIGRLSRSLNVMLEQIDTSFQAKSASEENMRRFIQDASHELRTPLVTIRGFSELYRQGGVSDNPEAVGMAMGRIESEAKRMGQLVEDMLTLARLDEQRPLQKAPLDLNLIAHDAIMDLAVNAPDRETRVTGLDGGAPVPAPAVGDEGKIRQIVTNLVTNALRYTPQGTRLEIAVGTQERTDSQIDAVLEVRDHGDGISEEDATKIFERFYRADNSRQRETGGTGLGLAICAAIAAQHQGTVRHSPTPGGGATMTLRLPMVAPDDQSDHETDIDEDELDQLRAAAREHHTPD; encoded by the coding sequence ATGCGCCCGTTGAGCTCCGCCACCCAGACCTGGCGCAAGGCGTCGCTGAGGACCCAGCTGGTGCTGATCATGTCCGGGCTGCTGGTGCTGACCCTGTTCGTGACCACCTTCGTCTCGGCCTCGCTGTTCCGCCAGGAGCTGCTGCGCAACCTCGATGAGGACATCTACGCCAACGCGAACAACGTCTCGGTGTTCCTCACTCGGCGCAGCGCCCCGGAGTTCGGGGACACCCAGTCCATCCTGCGCTTCTACGGGATCCTGATGGACTCCGAGGGGCAGCCGCTCCAGGCGACGGCGGGCCCCGGCGGAGATATTCCTGAGATCCCCAGCATGACCTTCGACGAGGTCTTCGAGCTCTGGCAGGACGGTGAGCACCTCGACGTCGCCGGCACCCAGGAGGGCTCCCGGGGCTGGCGCGTGCACGTGATGCCGCTGGAGAACGGGGAAGACACCCTGGCGGTGGCCCTGCCGCTGGAGCAGGTGGAGACCTCGGTGGAGCGCGCCACCTTCCTGGTGGCGACCATCGGGCTGATGGCCACGCTTGGGGCCTCCACCATCGCCTACGCCCTGGTCACCCGCGCCTTCCGCTCGCTGTTCCATGTGGAGAAGACCGCCGCGGAGATCGCCGGCGGGGACTTCTCCAAGCGTGTCGAGACCACCGCTCCCGCGGACACCGAGATCGGCAGGCTCTCCCGGTCGCTGAACGTGATGCTGGAACAGATCGACACCTCTTTCCAGGCCAAGAGCGCCTCGGAGGAGAACATGCGGCGCTTCATCCAGGACGCCTCCCATGAGCTGCGCACCCCGTTGGTCACCATCCGCGGCTTCTCCGAGCTCTACCGGCAGGGCGGGGTCAGCGACAACCCCGAGGCGGTGGGGATGGCCATGGGACGGATCGAGTCCGAGGCCAAGCGGATGGGACAGCTGGTCGAGGACATGCTCACCCTGGCCCGTCTCGATGAGCAGCGTCCGCTGCAGAAGGCTCCGCTGGACCTGAACCTGATCGCTCACGACGCGATCATGGACCTGGCGGTCAACGCGCCGGACCGCGAGACCCGGGTCACCGGGCTCGACGGCGGCGCCCCGGTCCCGGCCCCGGCCGTGGGCGACGAGGGCAAGATCCGCCAGATCGTGACGAACCTGGTCACCAACGCGCTGCGCTACACGCCGCAGGGGACTCGGCTGGAGATCGCAGTGGGCACCCAGGAGCGCACCGACTCGCAGATCGACGCCGTCCTGGAGGTCCGCGACCACGGCGACGGGATCTCCGAGGAGGACGCCACGAAGATCTTCGAGCGCTTCTACCGGGCAGACAACTCACGTCAGCGGGAGACCGGCGGCACCGGCCTGGGCCTGGCGATCTGTGCCGCGATCGCGGCTCAGCACCAGGGCACCGTCCGACACAGTCCCACGCCGGGCGGCGGCGCCACGATGACGCTGCGACTGCCGATGGTGGCCCCCGACGACCAGAGCGACCACGAGACCGACATCGACGAGGATGAGCTGGACCAGCTCCGCGCCGCAGCCAGGGAACACCACACGCCTGACTGA
- a CDS encoding WXG100 family type VII secretion target: MALLQIDTAELLAKSQTVEATLGRIQSDVSSMESQLRQLQDSWKGSASTAFQEVLTQWRATQVQVEQSLASVRQAMASASSQYEETESANTRMFGH; the protein is encoded by the coding sequence ATGGCACTGCTACAGATCGACACCGCCGAGCTGCTCGCCAAGAGCCAGACCGTGGAGGCCACGCTGGGCCGCATCCAGAGCGATGTCAGCTCGATGGAGTCCCAGCTGCGTCAGCTGCAGGACTCCTGGAAAGGCTCGGCGTCCACGGCCTTCCAAGAAGTGCTCACCCAGTGGCGCGCCACCCAGGTCCAGGTGGAGCAGTCTCTGGCCAGCGTGCGCCAGGCGATGGCCTCAGCCTCCAGCCAGTACGAGGAGACCGAATCGGCGAACACCCGGATGTTCGGCCACTGA